One genomic segment of Hemibagrus wyckioides isolate EC202008001 linkage group LG08, SWU_Hwy_1.0, whole genome shotgun sequence includes these proteins:
- the LOC131357633 gene encoding solute carrier family 45 member 3, with amino-acid sequence MPGWRAQCHLVLLNLLSCGLEICVAAGITYVPPLLLEAGIEEKYMTMVLGIGPVLGLIFIPLIGSASDRCSSSYGRRRPFIWLLSLGVLMAMLIIPHADVLAAHLNWGGSSHPNQPLQVGLLILGVVLLDFCGQVCFTPLEALLSDLYGGREECARAFATFSFMASLGSCIGYLLSLLDWSSGPLAQYLGGQSKGLFTFLILIFVFCVLVTMKASEEKEDSETWAGCLSMCYMSRRRFKVCLPRAGSLICVLRTCWSVTPAIFRSYCHVPYVMRRLCAAQLSSWMAIVSFMLFYTDFVGEGLYQGVPSAAPGTVPRQQYDEGIRMGSLGLFLQCATSTFFSLIMNRLVCTFGSRKVFLFSMVSFTLSALVICMSKSVLLVTGMSALTGFAFATLQTLPYTLTCHYHQEKEVYMPTKKTKKTHTNGINIPPETMRLTLNEDTGDLNHNGHAHYDRDDVEYYGQNATHLDPRSDDYEKRGVGLDFAILDSTFLLSQVFPSLFMGMIVQFTQSVTAYIASSAIFGAVSVFFATRVIFEQKDLEH; translated from the exons ATGCCTGGATGGAGGGCCCAGTGTCATCTGGTGCTGCTCAACCTGTTGTCCTGTGGCCTGGAGATCTGCGTGGCAGCTGGCATCACCTACGTGCCACCACTGCTGCTGGAGGCTGGCATAGAGGAGAAGTACATGACCATGGTGCTAG GTATCGGTCCAGTTCTAGGCCTCATCTTCATCCCTCTGATTGGTTCAGCCAGTGACCGCTGTAGCAGTAGCTATGGACGCCGGAGACCCTTCATCTGGCTGCTGTCTCTGGGTGTGCTCATGGCCATGCTCATCATCCCTCACGCCGATGTCCTGGCTGCCCACCTCAACTGGGGTGGCAGCTCCCATCCTAACCAGCCACTTCAGGTGGGTTTGCTCATCTTGGGGGTGGTGCTGCTGGACTTCTGTGGCCAGGTGTGCTTCACACCGCTGGAGGCGCTTCTTTCAGACCTGTACGGTGGGCGTGAGGAGTGCGCCCGTGCCTTTGCTACCTTCTCCTTCATGGCGAGTCTGGGTTCGTGCATTGGATACCTCCTGTCCTTGCTCGACTGGAGCTCTGGTCCACTTGCCCAATACCTGGGTGGCCAATCCAAGGGACTCTTCACTTTCCTTATTCTCATCTTCGTCTTCTGTGTGCTGGTCACCATGAAGGCATCGGAGGAGAAAGAGGACTCCGAGACCTGGGCTGGATGCCTCTCTATGTGCTATATGTCCCGGAGACGGTTTAAGGTCTGCCTCCCAAGGGCAGGTTCTTTAATATGTGTGCTCAGGACCTGCTGGTCAGTAACACCAGCAATCTTCAGAAGCTACTGCCATGTGCCATATGTCATGAGGCGCCTCTGCGCTGCTCAGCTAAGCAGCTGGATGGCCATCGTGAGCTTCATGCTTTTCTACACAGACTTTGTTGGAGAGGGACTTTACCAAGGAGTTCCCAGTGCTGCACCAGGCACAGTGCCCAGGCAGCAATATGATGAAG GTATCCGCATGGGCAGTCTGGGGCTGTTCCTGCAGTGTGCTACCTCAACCTTTTTCTCACTAATCATGAACCGGCTGGTGTGTACGTTCGGCTCCAGGAAGGTCTTCCTGTTCAGCATGGTATCTTTTACCCTCTCGGCACTGGTCATCTGCATGTCCAAGAGCGTGCtgttggtgactgggatgtcgGCTCTTACCGGCTTTGCCTTCGCCACCTTACAGACTCTGCCGTACACACTCACCTGCCACTATCATCAAGAGAAGGAG GTGTATATGCCAACCAAGAAAaccaaaaagacacacacaaacgggATAAACATCCCCCCCGAAACCATGCGCCTCACCTTGAACGAAGACACAGGCGATCTGAACCACAACGGTCACGCCCACTACGACCGAGACGACGTGGAATATTACGGTCAGAACGCCACGCACCTCGATCCCAGATCGGACGATTACGAGAAACGTGGTGTGGGCTTGGACTTTGCCATTCTTGATAGCACCTTCTTGCTCTCTCAGGTCTTCCCTTCTCTGTTCATGGGCATGATCGTCCAGTTCACACAATCCGTCACTGCCTACATCGCTTCTTCTGCCATTTTCGGTGCGGTCAGTGTATTTTTTGCTACACGTGTCATCTTTGAACAGAAGGATCTTGAGCACTAG